One genomic window of Polyangium aurulentum includes the following:
- a CDS encoding DUF1592 domain-containing protein, protein MALVAVLTSAGCIGEIGGGTPGVECETTASPGAPVPMRRLTAAQVERTVSDVLGVAKDLQVSDERLFTFRSNVSSSVDFVGARGYLDFAEAAVAATDRASCTENGDACKAWLFKDVGQRLFRRPLTDAERARYEALFGAGAMEGDPKEGARWVLEAMLQSPTFLYMDEVVEENGYLDDWSIASRLALTIWGSNPDAELLAKAEAGALSTPEQITQEAERMLDDPRSLGGLTDFVDQWLRLERLNDPDARPDLEALGPETLAALRKEPVQLVQMLMKQGADVDELLTTSTTAPLPELASIYADDVVGETAESIELDPDKRAGILSLPGVMAALSHADSTSPTLRGYAVLSNFLCNAPLPPPAGVSVTLPDIGEGKSTRERLEAHFSNPTCAACHKSMDGMGFAFEGIDWLGRSRDLEFGKPIDDTSSFQLDGKEVTVDGPVQLASVMANSEAVANCLARQWVSYAGGMPDKKEAACLVGQIAEEMQQPEGLRKMVLTFVGSDWYRRGPVQAP, encoded by the coding sequence TTGGCCCTGGTCGCCGTCCTGACGAGCGCCGGTTGCATCGGCGAGATCGGAGGCGGCACACCTGGCGTCGAGTGCGAGACGACTGCGAGCCCGGGCGCGCCGGTTCCGATGCGCCGCCTCACTGCGGCGCAAGTCGAGCGCACGGTGTCCGACGTCCTCGGCGTCGCGAAGGATCTCCAGGTCTCCGACGAGCGCCTCTTCACGTTCCGCAGCAACGTGTCGAGCTCGGTGGACTTCGTCGGCGCACGCGGATACCTCGACTTCGCCGAGGCCGCCGTCGCCGCGACGGATCGCGCGAGCTGCACCGAGAACGGCGACGCGTGCAAGGCGTGGCTCTTCAAGGACGTCGGCCAGCGTCTTTTCCGGCGTCCCCTGACCGACGCCGAGCGCGCCAGATACGAGGCGCTCTTCGGGGCAGGCGCAATGGAAGGCGACCCCAAGGAGGGCGCGCGCTGGGTCCTCGAGGCGATGCTCCAGAGCCCGACCTTCCTTTACATGGACGAGGTCGTCGAAGAGAACGGCTACCTCGACGACTGGAGCATTGCGTCGCGGCTCGCGCTCACGATCTGGGGCTCGAACCCGGACGCGGAGCTGCTCGCCAAGGCCGAGGCCGGAGCGCTCTCCACGCCCGAGCAGATCACGCAAGAAGCGGAGCGAATGCTCGACGATCCGCGCTCGCTCGGCGGCCTCACGGACTTCGTCGATCAATGGCTGCGCCTCGAGCGGCTCAATGATCCCGACGCCCGTCCGGACCTCGAGGCGCTCGGGCCCGAGACGCTCGCAGCGCTGCGCAAGGAGCCGGTGCAGCTCGTGCAGATGCTGATGAAGCAGGGCGCCGACGTCGACGAGCTGCTCACCACGAGCACGACGGCACCGCTCCCCGAGCTCGCCAGCATCTATGCGGACGACGTGGTGGGTGAAACGGCCGAGAGCATCGAGCTCGATCCGGACAAGCGCGCGGGCATCCTCTCGTTGCCCGGCGTCATGGCGGCGCTCTCGCACGCGGATTCGACCTCTCCCACGCTGCGCGGCTACGCGGTGCTCTCGAACTTCCTGTGCAACGCGCCCCTTCCCCCGCCGGCGGGCGTGAGCGTCACGCTGCCGGACATCGGCGAGGGCAAGAGCACGCGCGAGCGGCTCGAGGCGCATTTCAGCAATCCCACCTGCGCGGCGTGCCACAAGTCGATGGACGGGATGGGCTTCGCGTTCGAGGGCATCGATTGGCTCGGGCGCAGCCGCGATCTCGAGTTCGGCAAGCCGATCGACGACACCAGCTCCTTCCAGCTCGACGGAAAGGAAGTGACGGTCGATGGCCCCGTGCAGCTCGCCTCGGTCATGGCGAACAGCGAAGCCGTCGCCAACTGCCTCGCGCGGCAATGGGTGAGCTACGCCGGGGGTATGCCGGACAAGAAAGAAGCCGCGTGCCTGGTCGGGCAGATCGCGGAGGAGATGCAGCAGCCCGAAGGCCTGCGCAAGATGGTCCTCACGTTCGTCGGCTCGGATTGGTATCGGCGCGGCCCTGTGCAGGCGCCGTGA
- a CDS encoding alpha/beta hydrolase, protein MKSRIAHPTFDPQLAELLPALEGYTPVDMTLDRLEHFRALKMPTIEEIIGDLPVKCVDYTIPGHEGVDIVVSVISRKDHQKPGPGIYNIHGGGMVMCNRFAAVHPLVNWAMKHDAVGVTVEYRLAPEHPDPIPVEDCYAGLEWMAKHAQELRFDPDRLVIFGGSGGGGLAAGTTLLARDRKGPKLHGQLLQCPMIDDRNETVSSYQYQGNGVWDRTSNLTAWTAVLGERRGTDDVSPYAAPARATDLSGLPPTFIDVGAAEVFRDEGVAYASAIWAAGGHCELHVWGGAYHGFYDIAPESEIAKACIAAREAWLARLLAR, encoded by the coding sequence ATGAAGAGCCGAATCGCGCATCCCACGTTCGACCCGCAGCTCGCGGAGCTCCTGCCGGCCCTGGAGGGGTATACGCCGGTCGACATGACCCTCGACCGCCTGGAGCATTTCCGGGCGTTGAAGATGCCGACCATCGAGGAGATCATCGGCGACTTGCCCGTCAAGTGCGTCGATTACACGATCCCCGGCCACGAGGGTGTCGACATCGTCGTCTCGGTGATCTCACGCAAGGACCACCAGAAGCCCGGCCCCGGGATCTACAACATCCACGGGGGCGGCATGGTCATGTGCAACCGATTCGCGGCCGTCCATCCGCTGGTGAATTGGGCCATGAAGCACGACGCGGTCGGCGTCACGGTCGAATACCGTCTGGCCCCCGAGCACCCCGATCCGATCCCCGTCGAGGACTGCTATGCCGGCCTCGAATGGATGGCGAAGCACGCCCAGGAATTGAGGTTCGATCCCGACCGCCTGGTCATCTTCGGCGGCAGCGGAGGCGGCGGGCTCGCGGCGGGCACCACGCTCCTCGCCCGCGATCGCAAGGGACCGAAGCTGCACGGACAGCTTCTGCAATGCCCGATGATCGATGACCGCAACGAGACGGTCTCCTCCTACCAGTATCAGGGCAACGGCGTCTGGGACCGCACCAGCAATCTGACGGCCTGGACGGCCGTGCTCGGCGAACGGCGGGGCACCGACGACGTTTCTCCCTACGCCGCGCCCGCGCGCGCCACGGACCTGAGCGGCCTGCCGCCAACGTTCATCGACGTCGGCGCCGCCGAGGTGTTCCGTGACGAGGGCGTGGCATACGCCAGCGCCATCTGGGCCGCGGGTGGCCATTGCGAGCTGCACGTCTGGGGCGGCGCCTATCACGGGTTCTACGACATCGCGCCCGAGTCGGAGATCGCAAAGGCTTGCATTGCTGCGCGCGAGGCGTGGCTCGCGCGGCTTCTGGCCCGCTGA
- a CDS encoding tetratricopeptide repeat protein, which translates to MSLRRFTLIGGGALALTAALLLALLGRGARKEPERPALAPSPPAQSSAEPREGLAMRNLGFRLLGRSDPEQVKAGMQALTEAAARGDVEAELSLGRIHLAGIPTVPKDVTRAREHFLRAESSRHPSAAYFLGVMSQNGQGVKADPREAARWFEIAAERGSPDATFLLANAYRAGAGVPKDDKKAIELYEKAGELEHAPALQTLAMAYLHGELGLERDEAEYRRYMMEAEHALQHRPIPP; encoded by the coding sequence TTGTCTTTGCGACGTTTCACGCTGATCGGCGGTGGGGCGCTGGCCCTCACCGCCGCCCTTCTCCTCGCGCTGCTCGGCCGGGGCGCTCGAAAGGAGCCCGAGCGCCCTGCCCTCGCGCCCTCGCCGCCGGCGCAATCCTCGGCCGAGCCCCGCGAGGGCCTCGCCATGCGAAACCTCGGCTTTCGCCTGCTCGGCCGCTCCGACCCGGAGCAGGTGAAGGCCGGGATGCAAGCGCTGACGGAAGCCGCGGCGCGAGGAGACGTCGAGGCCGAGCTGTCGCTCGGGAGGATTCACCTCGCGGGCATCCCCACGGTCCCCAAGGACGTGACGCGCGCGCGTGAGCATTTCCTTCGGGCCGAATCCTCGCGCCACCCGAGCGCCGCCTATTTCCTCGGCGTCATGAGCCAGAATGGGCAAGGCGTGAAGGCCGACCCTCGCGAGGCGGCGCGCTGGTTCGAGATCGCCGCGGAGAGAGGGTCGCCGGACGCGACGTTCCTGCTCGCCAACGCGTACCGCGCGGGCGCAGGGGTGCCGAAGGACGACAAGAAGGCCATCGAGCTTTACGAGAAGGCCGGCGAGCTGGAACATGCGCCCGCGCTGCAGACGCTGGCCATGGCGTATCTCCACGGTGAGCTCGGGCTCGAGCGCGACGAGGCCGAATACCGCAGGTACATGATGGAAGCCGAGCACGCCCTCCAGCACCGGCCCATCCCGCCCTGA
- a CDS encoding DUF1552 domain-containing protein — MSGYKTSRRSFLRAGLAGGALVATGSAITLFPWLQAAAAPAPKRLLLFFTPHGTVWDQWRPGGGESDFTFSPILEPLAGHRERLVIVDGIEIKTGTEYYIPHTYTMPVLWTGSPIDTATKEFCREDHMQCFGWNTGVSVDQFIASKLTGTPTPFSTIELGLGCGGLHPATRMIYTGPGKPRSPIDNPEAAFSTLFGAVNPDLQQAERDAKRRKSVLDSVLDDFGSRRAKLSQNEKLRLDAHADSIRELELSLTAACAAPPAPVDVNSETSIDRQSDLLATALGCGLTRIASFQVRIADNDNTLYPWVGLDAGGHHTLSHDSGPAAQGKLAQLYRWYSQRFAYLLDKLAATPDVDGRSVLDNTLVIWGSELGQAWNHDIENVPFVFAGAKDLLRGGRYLKGSAIAHNRMLVSACHAMGLTDVETYGTLDTGTGPLPGLFL, encoded by the coding sequence ATGAGTGGATACAAGACGTCCCGTCGATCGTTCCTCCGCGCCGGCCTGGCCGGTGGAGCCCTCGTCGCCACGGGGAGCGCCATCACGCTGTTTCCCTGGCTCCAGGCGGCGGCCGCGCCCGCCCCGAAGCGGCTCTTGCTCTTCTTCACGCCGCACGGCACGGTATGGGATCAATGGCGCCCCGGCGGCGGCGAGAGCGATTTCACGTTCTCTCCCATCCTGGAGCCGCTCGCGGGGCATCGGGAGAGGCTCGTCATCGTCGACGGGATCGAGATCAAGACGGGCACCGAGTATTACATCCCGCACACGTACACGATGCCCGTCCTCTGGACCGGATCGCCGATCGACACCGCGACGAAGGAGTTCTGTCGCGAGGATCATATGCAGTGCTTCGGGTGGAACACCGGCGTGTCGGTCGATCAGTTCATCGCGTCCAAGCTGACCGGGACGCCAACGCCGTTCTCCACGATCGAGCTGGGCCTGGGCTGCGGCGGGCTCCACCCCGCGACCCGGATGATCTACACCGGGCCGGGGAAGCCGCGGTCGCCGATCGACAACCCGGAGGCCGCCTTCAGCACGCTCTTCGGCGCGGTGAATCCCGACCTGCAGCAGGCGGAGCGGGACGCCAAGAGGCGCAAGAGCGTCCTCGACTCGGTCCTCGACGATTTCGGCTCGCGCCGGGCGAAGCTGTCGCAGAACGAGAAGCTGCGCCTCGACGCGCACGCCGACAGCATCCGCGAGCTCGAGCTGTCGCTCACGGCGGCCTGCGCGGCGCCCCCGGCGCCGGTCGACGTCAACAGCGAGACGTCGATCGACCGGCAATCCGACCTGCTCGCGACCGCGCTCGGCTGTGGTCTCACGCGAATCGCGAGCTTCCAGGTGCGCATCGCCGATAACGACAACACCCTATACCCGTGGGTCGGGCTCGATGCGGGCGGCCATCATACCCTCTCCCACGACTCGGGGCCGGCGGCGCAAGGCAAGCTCGCGCAGCTCTATCGCTGGTACTCGCAGCGATTCGCCTATCTGCTCGACAAGCTCGCCGCGACGCCGGACGTGGACGGGCGGAGCGTGCTCGACAATACCCTGGTCATCTGGGGCTCCGAGCTCGGGCAAGCCTGGAACCACGACATCGAGAACGTTCCCTTCGTCTTCGCCGGGGCAAAGGACCTGCTTCGCGGCGGGCGCTACCTGAAAGGCTCGGCCATCGCGCACAACCGTATGCTCGTGTCCGCCTGCCACGCCATGGGGCTCACGGACGTCGAGACGTACGGCACGCTCGACACGGGCACAGGGCCGCTTCCAGGCCTGTTCCTCTGA
- a CDS encoding cell wall anchor protein encodes MDESLSGREMDEGSADLGSAEQALTTISYRSSSTASGKSITSLSVGKPAGTVQGDVLLARIINRNNVAAVMTPPAGWTLIRSDQSASQIKAWVFYKVAGSAEPSSYAFGIDLASYMAGSIVAFSGVDNANPIDAQSGQKNGLSASFDTPAIATTASNGMAVWFGSQIWTGAACPASPIVPPSGFTEPFDTCLVSSSTGLLFDAAYKDLGAAGLQPAFNGSSPYAETNIAQVVALRPANAPACTVGDTFSTTVTTVGTVASPAIVEPSGLAASRLTPGVLYVHNEDTTAIVAISTTNASTRGSFTVGNVTPADWEDIATGPCPTGKCIFIGDIGRISANFPTPPSTFAVYRIPEPNIGAGQTSGTLTAEGFPFQYPDTPQNAESIMVHPTTGDIYVITKAGSGLSKVYKMPKPLPAPGTMSTLTFVSNLQLPTNGDTNFASATASAIHPCANRFLLRTYYKVYEYRAAAGAAFETAFAATPVSLKDTVEGQGEAIEYEASGAGYFTMSESPSPFVLKYVPRL; translated from the coding sequence ATGGACGAGTCTCTCTCCGGCAGGGAGATGGACGAAGGCTCGGCAGATCTCGGCTCCGCGGAGCAGGCGCTGACGACGATCAGCTACCGCAGCAGCTCCACCGCGAGCGGGAAGAGCATCACGTCGCTCAGCGTCGGCAAGCCCGCGGGCACCGTCCAGGGGGATGTGCTGCTCGCGCGCATCATCAACAGGAACAACGTGGCCGCGGTCATGACGCCGCCCGCGGGCTGGACGTTGATTCGCTCGGACCAGAGCGCTTCGCAGATCAAGGCCTGGGTCTTTTACAAGGTCGCAGGCAGCGCGGAGCCGTCGAGCTACGCCTTCGGCATCGACCTCGCGAGCTACATGGCCGGGAGCATCGTGGCCTTCTCCGGGGTCGACAACGCGAACCCCATCGACGCGCAGAGCGGCCAGAAGAACGGGCTGTCCGCGAGCTTCGACACGCCTGCCATCGCCACCACGGCGTCCAATGGCATGGCGGTCTGGTTCGGCTCGCAGATATGGACGGGCGCGGCGTGCCCGGCGAGCCCCATCGTGCCCCCCTCGGGCTTCACCGAGCCCTTCGATACGTGCCTGGTCTCGTCGTCGACGGGGCTGCTCTTCGACGCGGCATACAAGGACCTCGGCGCCGCGGGCTTGCAGCCTGCATTCAATGGGAGCTCTCCCTATGCGGAGACGAACATCGCCCAGGTCGTCGCGCTCCGGCCGGCGAATGCCCCCGCCTGCACCGTCGGAGACACGTTCTCCACCACGGTGACCACGGTCGGCACCGTGGCGTCCCCCGCCATCGTGGAGCCGTCGGGCCTCGCGGCCAGCCGTCTCACGCCGGGCGTGCTCTACGTGCACAACGAAGACACGACCGCCATCGTGGCCATCAGCACGACCAACGCGAGCACGCGGGGCAGCTTCACGGTCGGCAACGTGACGCCGGCGGACTGGGAGGACATCGCGACGGGCCCGTGCCCGACGGGGAAATGCATTTTCATCGGCGATATCGGCCGGATCAGCGCGAACTTCCCCACGCCGCCGTCCACCTTCGCGGTGTACCGCATTCCGGAGCCCAACATCGGGGCCGGGCAGACGAGCGGCACGCTGACCGCGGAGGGCTTCCCGTTCCAGTACCCGGACACGCCCCAGAATGCCGAGTCCATCATGGTGCATCCGACGACGGGTGACATTTACGTGATCACCAAGGCGGGGAGCGGGCTGAGCAAGGTTTACAAGATGCCCAAGCCGCTGCCGGCGCCGGGGACCATGTCGACCCTCACGTTCGTGTCGAACCTCCAGCTCCCGACGAACGGGGATACGAACTTCGCCTCTGCGACGGCCTCGGCCATTCATCCGTGCGCCAACCGCTTCCTGCTCAGGACCTATTACAAGGTCTACGAGTACCGCGCAGCGGCAGGCGCCGCCTTCGAGACGGCATTCGCTGCGACGCCGGTCTCGCTGAAGGATACCGTGGAGGGCCAGGGCGAAGCGATCGAGTACGAGGCCAGCGGCGCTGGCTACTTCACGATGAGCGAGAGCCCCTCGCCGTTCGTGCTGAAGTACGTCCCCCGGCTCTAG
- a CDS encoding choice-of-anchor X domain-containing protein, producing MLLFATAPGCGEPMDARDDNGASALEVAETEVVSEAPLAATRVLAQDPPEVERLLVEPLPSGGNALLLAHMASGQNLPERFDLDLEEGRVTLRDDGQQGDERARDGVFSAIIDRPEGLLEESRSFVSNVVRVGPTGLDALATGRETFEGRSEVRASLGAFGANASILELSSDLREGRIPVVRPSITRVSVDEPRSLMITDLSVVENPARTFNPCNGTGTPMGKWTFGHLMTQMANEPVTGVKPSEFVLQWLQQWSATQTVNGFPVPQRNAVDGVIARWPKRPDGSLDLAKAPFRLLAIVNRVDLRENLVYGAGSAGEGRFVFSLLGEGCQENPPFTVIFEYGVRRTSCPGVKSWGNEWVKLSSLPLGSPAYLSALERITDQFARANAAPNKPNGSALNQVRTNEVAFGKPWELREFRIAASGPRAHMLLQAPVAQTPDEETINGGSVLARFIDANAERIRESKHVVPREFPAGRRFQGGAAATPDNLFWSAPGVNDYELRKNFSLGTCNGCHAGETRTAFLHVVPTPFGKPAGLSAFLTGGPGGEGFVVADPGGTGERTTFSDLDRRRQDLADLVGSSCLIEILRQPIRAPH from the coding sequence ATGCTCCTCTTTGCCACGGCGCCGGGCTGCGGCGAGCCCATGGACGCGCGCGACGACAATGGTGCGAGCGCGCTCGAAGTGGCGGAGACCGAGGTCGTATCCGAAGCGCCGCTCGCGGCCACGCGCGTGCTCGCGCAAGATCCGCCGGAGGTCGAGCGTCTGCTCGTGGAGCCGCTCCCGAGCGGCGGCAACGCGCTCCTCCTGGCCCACATGGCGAGTGGCCAGAATCTACCGGAGAGGTTCGATCTCGACCTGGAGGAGGGGCGCGTCACGCTGCGCGATGACGGCCAGCAGGGCGACGAGCGAGCGCGCGACGGGGTGTTCTCCGCGATCATCGACCGTCCCGAGGGCCTCCTCGAAGAGAGCCGCAGCTTCGTCTCGAACGTGGTGCGCGTCGGCCCCACCGGGCTGGACGCGCTTGCGACGGGGCGTGAGACGTTCGAGGGGCGGAGCGAGGTTCGTGCCTCGCTCGGCGCGTTCGGCGCGAACGCCTCGATATTGGAGCTCTCGAGCGATCTCCGCGAGGGCCGGATCCCCGTCGTGAGGCCGAGCATCACGCGCGTATCCGTGGACGAGCCGCGATCGCTGATGATCACGGATCTGTCGGTCGTGGAGAATCCCGCGCGCACCTTCAATCCGTGCAACGGGACCGGGACGCCCATGGGGAAATGGACGTTCGGCCATCTGATGACGCAGATGGCGAACGAGCCGGTGACGGGCGTGAAGCCCTCGGAGTTCGTGCTCCAATGGCTCCAGCAATGGAGCGCCACGCAGACGGTGAACGGCTTCCCCGTGCCGCAGCGCAATGCCGTCGATGGCGTCATCGCCCGCTGGCCCAAGCGCCCCGACGGATCCCTCGACCTCGCGAAGGCGCCCTTCCGCCTGCTCGCGATCGTCAATCGCGTCGATCTGCGGGAGAACCTGGTCTACGGCGCAGGCAGCGCCGGCGAGGGGCGCTTCGTCTTCAGCCTCCTCGGCGAGGGCTGTCAGGAGAATCCGCCCTTCACGGTGATCTTCGAGTACGGAGTCCGGAGGACGAGCTGTCCCGGGGTGAAGAGCTGGGGAAACGAATGGGTGAAGCTGTCGTCCTTGCCGCTCGGCTCGCCCGCGTACCTGTCCGCGCTGGAGAGGATCACCGACCAGTTCGCCCGCGCCAATGCGGCGCCGAACAAGCCGAACGGAAGCGCCCTGAATCAGGTCCGCACGAACGAGGTCGCCTTCGGGAAGCCCTGGGAGCTGCGCGAGTTCAGGATCGCCGCCAGCGGGCCGCGCGCGCACATGCTGCTGCAAGCGCCCGTGGCGCAGACGCCGGACGAGGAAACCATCAACGGCGGGAGCGTGCTCGCGCGATTCATCGACGCCAACGCCGAGCGCATCCGCGAGAGCAAGCACGTCGTGCCGCGCGAGTTCCCCGCCGGGAGGCGGTTCCAGGGCGGCGCCGCGGCGACCCCTGACAACCTGTTCTGGAGCGCGCCGGGCGTGAACGATTACGAGCTCCGTAAGAATTTCTCGCTCGGCACGTGCAATGGCTGTCACGCGGGCGAGACGCGCACGGCGTTCTTGCACGTCGTGCCGACCCCGTTCGGCAAGCCGGCCGGGCTCTCGGCGTTCTTGACGGGGGGACCCGGAGGCGAAGGGTTCGTCGTGGCGGACCCTGGAGGCACGGGCGAGAGGACCACGTTCTCGGATCTCGACCGGCGCCGCCAGGATCTCGCCGATCTGGTCGGCTCGTCCTGCCTGATCGAGATCCTGCGCCAGCCCATTCGGGCCCCGCATTGA
- a CDS encoding STAS domain-containing protein, with product MIPTDTEDELTRLRRRIEELETSEARYRGIFESIPISLWEEDWSAVKQHIDRLVASGVTDLDAHLQSNRGDLVTCMRLVKILDVNKATLDLCGASSKEQVLAGLSGTFDEATLGTFRREIVALHGGATFYEEETTATTLDRAPRAVMFRIAIGAGAGRTWGQCIVSLVDITDRKRAEEALAQSKEETIRAQKTMLAKLSTPVIPISPEVIVMPLIGALDQARMDQATGTLLDELQRSGARIAILDITGVPGMDAEATHGILQAARAVRLLGAQVVLTGIRPEVARSLLDFGSDLPDLVTRSTLQAGIAYAIRDRSPSR from the coding sequence ATGATACCCACGGACACGGAAGACGAGCTGACGCGCCTGCGCCGACGTATCGAGGAGCTCGAGACGAGCGAGGCGCGCTACCGGGGTATCTTCGAGAGCATCCCGATCTCGCTCTGGGAGGAGGACTGGTCGGCGGTCAAGCAGCACATCGACCGGCTCGTCGCGTCGGGCGTCACCGACCTGGATGCGCACTTGCAATCCAACAGAGGCGATCTCGTCACGTGCATGCGCCTCGTGAAGATCCTCGACGTCAACAAGGCCACGCTGGATCTCTGCGGCGCCTCGAGCAAGGAGCAGGTCCTCGCGGGGTTGTCGGGCACCTTCGACGAGGCCACGCTGGGGACGTTCCGTCGCGAGATCGTCGCCTTGCACGGCGGGGCGACGTTCTACGAGGAAGAGACGACCGCCACCACGCTCGACCGCGCGCCGAGGGCGGTCATGTTCCGGATTGCGATTGGCGCGGGCGCCGGACGGACGTGGGGGCAATGCATCGTTTCGCTCGTGGACATCACGGACCGCAAGCGGGCCGAGGAGGCGCTGGCCCAGAGCAAAGAGGAGACGATCCGGGCGCAGAAGACCATGCTGGCGAAGCTGTCGACGCCGGTCATTCCGATCAGCCCCGAGGTCATCGTGATGCCGCTCATCGGCGCGCTCGACCAGGCGCGAATGGATCAGGCCACGGGCACGCTCCTGGACGAGCTGCAGCGGAGCGGGGCGCGCATCGCCATCCTGGACATCACCGGCGTCCCCGGGATGGACGCGGAGGCCACCCACGGCATCCTCCAGGCGGCGCGCGCGGTGCGGCTGCTCGGGGCGCAGGTGGTGCTGACGGGGATCCGCCCGGAGGTCGCGCGGAGCCTCCTCGATTTCGGCTCCGACCTGCCCGACCTCGTGACACGCAGCACCCTGCAAGCCGGGATTGCGTACGCGATCCGGGACCGCTCCCCCTCGCGCTGA
- a CDS encoding type II toxin-antitoxin system PemK/MazF family toxin, which yields MKTSTGEPADTRSPRIHRGDVFWIEPDDSRGPAPSYSHPHVVVQDDVFNHSRITTVVVCALTSNLHRANEPGNVLLDVGEGNLPKQSVVVVSQISSVEKARLGERIGSLSEERVEQILAGLRFQQVSFFGR from the coding sequence ATGAAGACGAGCACAGGAGAGCCAGCGGATACACGTTCACCGAGGATCCACCGCGGTGACGTGTTCTGGATAGAGCCAGACGACTCGCGAGGCCCCGCCCCGAGCTACTCCCATCCCCACGTGGTGGTTCAGGACGACGTGTTCAACCACTCGCGCATCACGACCGTGGTCGTGTGCGCATTGACGTCGAACCTGCACCGCGCGAACGAGCCGGGGAATGTCCTGCTCGACGTGGGCGAGGGGAACCTCCCCAAGCAGAGCGTCGTGGTCGTGTCGCAGATCTCTTCCGTCGAAAAGGCCCGCCTGGGCGAGCGGATCGGGTCGCTGTCCGAAGAGCGGGTGGAGCAGATCCTCGCCGGCCTGCGATTTCAGCAGGTGTCGTTCTTCGGGCGGTAG